Proteins co-encoded in one Nitrospirota bacterium genomic window:
- the purE gene encoding 5-(carboxyamino)imidazole ribonucleotide mutase, protein MPRLSKTPRSQARRRKTERAQPLVGVLGGSKSDFPILEKAVAMLADLGITSELLVVSAHRTPDRLFAYAEQAPGRGIEVIIAGAGGAAHLPGMLAAKTHLPVIGVPIPTENLRGLDSLLSIVQMPKGIPVATVAIGGAENAGLLAAQILAGRYPAIATRVKLFRQTQTDSVLQSPEAKGLVTGTKGPGRPSRWP, encoded by the coding sequence ATGCCCCGTCTTAGCAAAACCCCACGATCACAAGCCAGGCGTCGAAAGACGGAGCGCGCACAGCCCTTGGTCGGGGTGTTGGGCGGCAGCAAGTCCGATTTCCCGATTTTAGAAAAGGCCGTGGCGATGCTGGCGGATCTCGGGATCACGAGCGAGCTGCTGGTCGTCTCCGCGCATCGGACGCCGGACCGCTTGTTTGCCTATGCAGAACAGGCTCCCGGCCGGGGGATTGAAGTCATTATTGCCGGAGCCGGCGGGGCCGCCCATCTGCCCGGGATGCTGGCGGCAAAGACCCATCTGCCGGTTATCGGGGTTCCGATCCCGACGGAGAATCTTCGCGGACTCGATTCGCTTCTCTCCATCGTGCAAATGCCAAAAGGAATTCCCGTCGCGACCGTGGCGATCGGAGGGGCGGAGAATGCCGGCTTGTTGGCTGCGCAAATCCTGGCCGGCCGGTATCCGGCGATTGCTACCCGCGTGAAATTATTCCGTCAGACTCAGACCGACAGCGTGCTCCAGTCTCCTGAAGCGAAGGGTCTGGTGACCGGCACGAAGGGCCCCGGCCGTCCGAGTCGCTGGCCGTGA